The Falco naumanni isolate bFalNau1 chromosome 1, bFalNau1.pat, whole genome shotgun sequence genome window below encodes:
- the PRDM8 gene encoding LOW QUALITY PROTEIN: PR domain zinc finger protein 8 (The sequence of the model RefSeq protein was modified relative to this genomic sequence to represent the inferred CDS: deleted 1 base in 1 codon), protein MEDAGVQRGIWDGDAKTVQQCLTDIFTSVYTTCDIPENAIFGPCVLSHTSLYDSIAFIALKSTDKRTVPYIFRVDTSAANGSSEGLMWLRLVQSAREREEQNLEAYIKSGQLFYRSLRRIAKDEELLVWYGKELTELLLLSPARAPARSNGSPPFACPECSQRFQFELPFAAHLRFRCPKRLHGPDTGPAAEAPVGKDGAGKEQEAGKYCKAGGPLHHPFPGADGGSPAASTKPSTDFHNLARELENSRSGHGGSPGRTAAPEGGPEAAAGKAKRRYPEEEERGAGAAARGRFPTERPGLPSAPKEEPVCAPQQQYRATGSYCGLEEGGRLFAPPSPETGEAKRSAFVEVKKTARGPEPDGGGGGPEEGQERASPAAPGAAGSEPGLCPRGGPGGPLAARLEGGSPARGSAFTTVPQLGGGPGGGSEERKSAFSQPARSFPHVPPLVLGQKLGGLGEPCPDGTGAPARLYAAEALAVKLPGGGEAAGGGGGGGGGGGGGGGGGGGLPKQSPFLYTTAFWPKSSAAAAVAAAAAGPLQLQLPSALTLLPPSFTSLCLPAQNWCAKCNASFRMTSDLVYHMRSHHKKEYALEPLVKRRREEKLKCPICNESFRERHHLSRHMTSHN, encoded by the exons ATGGAGGACGCCGGCGTCCAGAGGGGAATATGGGACGGGGACGCCAAGACGGTCCAGCAGTGCTTGACTGACATTTTCACCAGCGTTTACACCACCTGCGACATTccagaaaatgccattttcgGCCCCTGCGTCCTGAGCCACACATCCCTGTACGACAGCATTGCCTTCATCGCCCTCAAGTCCACCGACAAGCGCACCGTCCCCTACATATTCCGG GTGGACACGTCGGCAGCCAACGGCTCGTCGGAGGGGCTGATGTGGCTGCGGCTGGTGCAGTCAGCGCGGGAGCGGGAGGAGCAGAACCTGGAGGCCTACATCAAGAGCGGGCAGCTCTTCTACCGCTCGCTGCGCCGCATCGCCAAGGACGAGGAGCTGCTGGTGTGGTACGGCAAGGAGCTGacggagctgctgctgctcagccccgCCCGGGCCCCCGCCCGCAGCAATG GGTCGCCGCCCTTCGCCTGCCCCGAGTGCAGCCAGCGCTTCCAGTTCGAGCTGCCCTTCGCCGCGCACCTCCGGTTCCGCTGCCCTAAGAGGCTGCACGGCCCCGACACCGGTCCCGCCGCCGAGGCCCCCGTCGGCAAAGACGGCGCCGGCAAGGAGCAGGAGGCCGGCAAGTACTGCAAGGCCGGCGGGCCGCTCCACCACCCCTTCCCCGGGGCCGAcggcggcagccccgccgccagcACCAAGCCCTCCACGGACTTCCACAACCTAGCGCGGGAGCTGGAAAACTCCCGCAGCGGCCACGGCGGGTCGCCGGGGCGGACGGCGGCCCCCGAAGGCGGCCCCGAGGCGGCGGCCGGGAAAGCCAAGCGGCGGTACCCCGAAGAGGAGGAGCGGggcgccggggcggcggcgcggggccgctTCCCGACGGagcggccggggctgccctcGGCGCCCAAGGAGGAGCCGGTGTGCGCCCCGCAGCAGCAGTACCGGGCGACCGGCTCCTACTGCGGCTTGGAGGAAGGCGGCCGCCTCTTTGCGCCGCCCAGCCCGGAGACGGGGGAGGCCAAGCGCAGCGCCTTCGTGGAGGTGAAGAAGACGGCCCGCGGCCCCGAGCCCGAcggcggcggtggcggcccCGAGGAGGGCCAGGAGCgcgcctcccccgccgccccgggggctgccggcaGCGAGCCGGGGCTGTgcccccgcggcggccccgggggccCGCTGGCCGCCCGCCTGGAG GGGGGCAGCCCGGCTCGGGGCAGCGCCTTCACCACCGTGCCGCAGCTGGGGGGTGGCCCCGGCGGCGGGTCGGAGGAGCGCAAGAGCGCCTTCTCCCAGCCCGCCCGCTCCTTCCCCCACGTCCCGCCGCTAGTGTTGGGCCAGAAGCTGGGTGGGCTGGGCGAGCCCTGCCCCGACGGCACCGGCGCCCCCGCCCGCCTCTATGCCGCCGAGGCGCTGGCCGTCAAGCTGCCGGGCGGCGGGGaagcggcgggcggcggcggggggggaggcggcggcggcggcggggggggaggcggcggcggggggctgcccaAGCAGAGCCCCTTCCTCTACACCACCGCCTTCTGGCCCAAGagctcggcggcggcggcggtggcggcggcggcggcggggccgctgcagctgcagctgccgtCGGCGCTGACGCTGCTGCCGCCGTCGTTCACCTCTTTGTGCCTGCCGGCCCAGAACTGGTGCGCCAAATGCAACGCATCCTTCCGCATGACCTCGGACCTGGTGTACCACATGCGTTCCCATCACAAGAAGGAGTACGCGCTGGAGCCCCTCGTCAAGCGGCGCCGCGAGGAGAAGCTCAAGTGCCCCATCTGCAACGAGTCCTTCCGCGAGCGCCACCACCTCTCCCGCCACATGACCTCGCACAACTAG